A genome region from Ctenopharyngodon idella isolate HZGC_01 chromosome 5, HZGC01, whole genome shotgun sequence includes the following:
- the vcp gene encoding transitional endoplasmic reticulum ATPase — MASGGESKNDDLSTAILKQKNRPNRLIVDESINEDNSVVSLSQAKMDELQLFRGDTVLLKGKKRRETVCIVLSDDTCSDEKVRMNRVVRNNLRVRLGDVISIQPCPDVKYGKRIHVLPIDDTVEGITGNLFEVYLKPYFLEAYRPIRKGDIFLVRGGMRAVEFKVVETDPSPYCIVAPDTVIHCEGEPIKREDEEESLNEVGYDDIGGVRKQLAQIKEMVELPLRHPALFKAIGVKPPRGILLYGPPGTGKTLIARAVANETGAFFFLINGPEIMSKLAGESESNLRKAFEEAEKNAPAIIFIDELDAIAPKREKTHGEVERRIVSQLLTLMDGLKQRAHVIVMAATNRPNSIDPALRRFGRFDREVDIGIPDATGRLEILQIHTKNMKLADDVDLEQVANETHGHVGADLAALCSEAALQAIRKKMDLIDLEDETIDAEVMNSLAVTMDDFRWALSQSNPSALRETVVEVPNISWEDIGGLEDVKRELQELVQYPVEHPDKFLKFGMTPSKGVLFYGPPGCGKTLLAKAIANECQANFISIKGPELLTMWFGESEANVREIFDKARQAAPCVLFFDELDSIAKARGGNVGDGGGAADRVINQILTEMDGMSSKKNVFIIGATNRPDIIDPAILRPGRLDQLIYIPLPDEKSRISILKANLRKSPISKDVDLDFLAKMTNGFSGADLTEICQRACKLAIRESIENEIRRERERQTNPSAMEVEEDDPVPEIRKDHFEEAMRFARRSVSDNDIRKYEMFAQTLQQSRGFGSFRFPSSNQGGSGPSQGSSGGGGGTVFNEDNDDDLYG; from the exons ATGGCTTCGGGTGGAGA ATCCAAAAATGATGATCTTTCCACTGCCATTCTGAAGCAGAAGAACAGGCCAAATAGGTTGATCGTTGATGAATCCATCAATGAAGACAACAGTgttgtgtctctctctcag GCAAAGATGGATGAGCTCCAGCTCTTTAGGGGGGACACAGTGCTGTTGAAGGGCAAGAAACGGAGGGAGACTGTTTGCATCGTCCTGTCTGATGACACCTGCTCTGATGAAAAGGTTCGCATGAACAGGGTGGTCCGCAACAACCTCAGGGTGCGCCTTGGTGATGTCATCAG TATTCAGCCATGTCCAGATGTGAAGTATGGAAAGCGCATTCATGTTCTGCCAATCGATGACACAGTGGAAGGCATCACAGGCAATCTGTTTGAGGTCTATCTCAAGCCTTACTTCCTGGAGGCTTATCGGCCAATCCGTAAAG GTGATATTTTCCTGGTCAGAGGAGGCATGCGTGCTGTGGAGTTCAAAGTGGTGGAGACTGACCCCAGCCCGTACTGTATTGTGGCCCCAGACACAGTGATCCACTGTGAGGGGGAACCTATCAAGAGAGAG GATGAGGAAGAGTCTTTGAATGAGGTGGGTTATGATGACATTGGAGGGGTCAGGAAACAGCTCGCCCAAATCAAAGAAATGGTGGAGCTGCCTCTGAGACACCCAGCTCTCTTCAAGGCTATTGGAGTGAAG CCTCCCCGTGGCATTCTGCTGTACGGACCCCCTGGAACTGGAAAGACTCTCATAGCTCGTGCTGTGGCAAATGAAACTGGAGCATTCTTCTTCCTCATCAATG GCCCTGAGATCATGAGTAAACTGGCAGGTGAATCTGAGAGCAATTTGCGCAAAGCTTTTGAGGAAGCAGAGAAGAATGCACCAGCCATCATCTTTATTGATGAACTCGATGCCATTGCACCCAAAAGAGAGAAG ACTCATGGTGAGGTGGAGAGGCGCATTGTGTCTCAGCTGCTCACTTTGATGGATGGACTGAAGCAAAGGGCTCATGTCATCGTCATGGCAGCCACTAACAGACCCAACAGCATTGACCCAGCTCTCAGGCGATTCG GTCGCTTTGACAGAGAGGTGGACATCGGCATTCCAGATGCTACTGGAAGACTTGAGATACTTCagattcacaccaagaacatgAAGCTTGCTGATGATGTTGATCTGGAGCAG GTGGCGAATGAAACCCATGGCCATGTGGGTGCTGATCTGGCCGCCCTTTGCTCAGAGGCTGCTCTGCAAGCCATCCGTAAGAAAATGGACCTCATTGATCTGGAGGATGAGACCATCGACGCAGAGGTTATGAACTCCTTGGCTGTTACAATGGATGACTTCAGG TGGGCTCTTAGCCAGAGCAACCCCTCTGCCCTGAGAGAGACCGTGGTGGAGGTGCCCAACATCTCCTGGGAGGATATTGGTGGCCTTGAAGATGTCAAGAGAGAGCTGCAGGAGTTGGTGCAG TACCCAGTGGAACATCCAGACAAATTCCTTAAGTTTGGCATGACCCCATCCAAGGGTGTGCTGTTCTATGGACCGCCAGGTTGTGGTAAAACCCTACTGGCTAAGGCCATTGCCAATGAGTGCCAGGCCAACTTCATCTCAATCAAGGGCCCAGAACTGCTCACTATGTGGTTTGGAGAATCAGAGGCTAATGTCCGTGAAATCTTCGATAAG GCTCGTCAAGCTGCTCCTTGTGTGCTCTTCTTTGATGAATTGGACTCAATTGCTAAAGCTCGTGGTGGAAATGTTGGTGACGGTGGTGGAGCAGCTGACAGAGTTATTAACCAGATCCTCACAGAAATGGATGGTATGTCCAGCAAGAAGAACGTCTTTATCATTGGGGCCACCAACAGACCAGACATCATTGACCCTGCCATCCTTAGGCCTGGTCGACTGGACCAGCTCATCTACATCCCACTGCCTGACGAGAAGTCTCGCATTTCCATTCTCAAAGCTAACCTCAGGAAGTCTCCAATTTCAAAG GACGTGGACCTGGACTTCTTGGCCAAAATGACCAATGGCTTTTCAGGTGCTGACTTGACTGAAATCTGTCAGAGAGCCTGTAAACTGGCCATCCGTGAGTCCATTGAGAACGAGATCAGACGGGAACGTGAGCGGCAGACCAACCCTTCTGCAATG GAAGTGGAGGAGGATGACCCTGTGCCTGAGATAAGGAAGGACCATTTCGAGGAGGCTATGCGCTTTGCCCGCCGCTCCGTCAGTGATAACGACATCCGCAAATACGAGATGTTCGCACAGACCCTGCAACAAAGCAGAGGCTTTGGCAGTTTCAG attcccATCCAGTAACCAAGGAGGAAGTGGACCAAGTCAGGGCTCTTCTGGTGGTGGCGGAGGCACAGTCTTCAATGAGGACAACGATGATGATCTTTATGGATAA
- the fancg gene encoding LOW QUALITY PROTEIN: Fanconi anemia group G protein (The sequence of the model RefSeq protein was modified relative to this genomic sequence to represent the inferred CDS: inserted 1 base in 1 codon): MSAIPCLVDRWSEENNNIMLTWKQNEDNLEICQDIRKRCCSESLKLLQKIQGIPAATERLKLEMTVSYNTFLFSLGFSNPSEIEESLSHTLLRALEAAGSEVSCCDPVKLWEAVLQTFGTSVYAPYVYKLLLIQWVLWLMHCQLERILTLLIQTNHKREHSAPVNLQTETRNLALSMEEDSSLRVAMAAKDLKDLLHICTVICQGVEQMKMEKFSEALEAFQEAKGLXSPRSLLAQIHTLTGQSFAKLGQPHCALHFYRKAVEVDCACHSALYQSALVFRQLGNSKAEIEALHLLYSAVQLQSDKSSPSASLVSPAMLLGGEQMTFISRVPSSSVILHTLAHTCVFSGRVSDGVEYYLDLLASLQSDGKDLVSTGDGTSFPRIPVVYLEAGFALLKAQRYSDALVVCEEVITSTFDFIPERLLLDAVEKQKLSDSDVVLEKVDFVLWAGAAHLLQAQAHWKLKDTKEAITNFTRAINQLVKVFIKQKDWKQKHLGNTEAMVERMVTLEAAKGQALAGRGLCFLERGQLKEALRDLHLSLQMSPGCKNTEMWLTEVLWRLDRREEASALWREAHSTSVTPKSINLPLYLQTWPEDTAFDFTDLKKKMDEYIHAKNM, encoded by the exons ATGTCTGCTATTCCCTGTTTAGTTGATAGATGGAGTGAGGAGAATAACAACATAATGTTGACTTGGAAG caaaatgaagaTAACCTCGAGATATGTCAGGATATTCGGAAGCGATGCTGTTCAGAAAGCCTTAAACTGCTTCAGAAAATTCAAG GAATTCCAGCAGCTACTGAACGACTCAAACTTGAAATGACAGTTTCATATAATACGTTTTTATTCTCGTTGGGTTTCTCCAACCCCAGTGAGATTGAGGAGAGTCTCAGCCACACATTATTAAGAG CTTTAGAGGCTGCAGGGTCTGAGGTGTCCTGTTGTGATCCAGTTAAGTTGTGGGAGGCTGTTCTACAGACTTTTGGCACCTCGGTCTATGCGCCTTATGTCTACAAGCTTCTGTTGATTCAGTGGGTGCTGTGGCTCATGCACTGTCAGTTAGAGAGAATTCTTACTCTTCTGATACAGACTAACCACAag AGAGAGCATTCAGCACCTGTGAATCTGCAGACAGAAACACGAAACCTTGCTTTGAGCATGGAAGAAGACTCCTCGCTAAGGGTTGCAATGGCAGCAAAGGACCTCAAGGATCTTTTGCACATTTGCACTGTGATATGTCAAG GGGTTGAACAGATGAAGATGGAGAAATTTTCTGAAGCCCTTGAGGCTTTTCAGGAGGCTAAAGGCC CAAGTCCCAGAAGTCTCTTGGCGCAGATCCACACCCTTACAGGCCAGAGTTTTGCTAAGCTG GGTCAGCCCCACTGTGCTCTCCACTTTTATCGGAAGGCTGTGGAGGTGGATTGTGCTTGCCATAGTGCCCTTTATCAAAGTGCTCTGGTGTTCAGACAGCTTGGCAATTCAAAGGCAGAAATTGAGGCATTGCATCTTCTTTACTCA GCAGTCCAGCTGCAGTCTGATAAAAGTTCACCTAGTGCGTCACTGGTCTCTCCAGCTATGCTGCTTGGTGGTGAACAGATGACCTTCATTAGCAGAGTCCCTTCCTCATCTGTTATTCTTCACACTTTGGCTCACACATGTGTGTTCAGTGGCAG AGTTTCAGATGGTGTTGAGTACTATCTTGATCTGTTGGCGTCACTGCAGTCAGATGGCAAAGATCTC GTATCCACAGGGGATGGCACTTCTTTTCCCAGAATCCCAGTGGTCTACCTTGAAGCAGGATTTGCTTTGTTGAAAGCTCAAAGGTATAGTGATGCTCTTGTGGTCTGCGAGGAGGTCATCACCAGCACTTTCGACTTCATTCCCGAGAGGCTGCTGCTTGATGCcgttgaaaaacaaaaattatctGACTCCGATGTTGTACTTGAAAAGGTTGACTTTGTGTTATGGGCTGGTGCGGCCCATCTCCTTCAAGCACAAGCCCACTGGAAACTGAAGGACACCAAAGAGGCTATTACAAACTTTACAAG AGCGATTAATCAGCTGGTGAAAGTGTTTATTAAACAGAAAG ACTGGAAACAAAAACATCTTGGAAACACTGAAGCAATGGTTGAAAGAATGGTAACTTTGGAAGCAGCAAAAGGACAAGCACTAGCTGGTAGAGGACTCTGTTTTTTGGAAAGAGGTCAATTGAAGGAGGCCCTGAGAGATCTTCATCTCAGTCTCCAGATGTCACCAG GTTGTAAGAATACTGAAATGTGGCTAACTGAAGTCTTGTGGAGGCTTGATCGTAGAGAGGAAGCATCAGCACTCTGGAGGGAAGCCCATAGTACTTCAGTTACACCTAAGTCAAT AAACCTACCGCTGTATTTGCAAACATGGCCAGAGGACACAGCTTTTGACTTCACTgacttgaaaaagaaaatggacGAATACATTCATGCCAAAAAT ATGTAA
- the eef2l2 gene encoding elongation factor 2: MVNFTVEQIREIMDKKSNIRNMSVIAHVDHGKSTLTDSLVCKAGIIASARAGETRFTDTRKDEQERCITIKSTAISLYYELSENDAAFIRQSRDGFGFLINLIDSPGHVDFSSEVTAALRVTDGALVVVDCVSGVCVQTETVLRQAIAERIKPVLMMNKMDRALLELQLEPDELFQTFQRIVENVNVIISTYGEGESGPMGNIMVDPVVGTVGFGSGLHGWAFTLKQFAEMYVAKFAAKGDKKKTDLTPAERARKVEEMMKKLWGDKYFDPSCGKFSKSSTNADGKKLPRTFCQLVLDPIFKVFDAIMNFNKEETQKLIEKLEVKLDTDDKEKEGKPLLKAVMRRWLPAGDALLQMITIHLPSPVTAQRYRCELLYEGPGDDEAAMGVKNCDPKAPLMMYISKMVPTTDKGRFYAFGRVFSGIVSTGQKVRIMGPNFTPGKKEDLYIKPIQRTILMMGRYVEPIEDVPCGNIVGLVGVDQFLVKTGTISTFENAHNMRVMKFSVSPVVRVAVEAKNPADLPKLVEGLKRLAKSDPMVQCIIEESGEHIVAGAGELHLEICLKDLEEDHACIPLKKSDPVVSYRETVSEESDQVCLSKSPNKHNRLYMKSRPFPDGLAEDIDKGDVTSRQELKQRARYLAEKYEWEVSEARKIWCFGPDGTGPNILVDVTKGVQYLNEIKDSVVAGFQWATKEGALCEENMRAVRFDVHDVTLHADAIHRGGGQIIPTARRVLYASVLTAQPRLMEPIYLVEIQCPEQVVGGIYGVLNRKRGHVFEESQVAGTPIFVVKAYLPVNESFGFTADLRSNTGGQAFPQCVFDHWQILPGDPYDINSKPSQVVAETRKRKGLKEGIPALDNFLDKL; encoded by the exons ATG GTGAACTTCACAGTAGAGCAGATTCGGGAGATTATGGACAAGAAGTCCAACATCAggaacatgtctgtgatcgccCATGTGGACCATGGAAAATCTACTCTCACTGATTCCTTGGTGTGCAAAGCTGGTATTATTGCTTCTGCACGTGCAGGAGAGACCAGATTTACTGACACCAGAAAAGATGAACAAGAAAGATGTATCACCATAAAGTCAAC GGCTATCTCTCTGTATTATGAGCTCAGTGAGAATGACGCAGCCTTCATTAGGCAGTCTAGGGATGGTTTTGGATTCCTCATCAACCTGATCGACTCGCCAGGACATGTTGACTTCTCCTCTGAGGTGACGGCAGCTCTCAGAGTTACAGATGGTGCCCTTGTAGTGGTAGACTGTGTATCAG gtgtgtgtgtgcagactGAGACCGTCTTGAGACAAGCCATAGCAGAGCGCATCAAGCCTGTCTTGATGATGAACAAGATGGACCGTGCCCTCCTTGAGCTGCAGCTGGAACCCGATGAGCTTTTCCAAACCTTCCAGCGGATTGTGGAGAACGTTAACGTCATCATCTCAACCTATGGTGAAGGAGAGAGTGGACCAATGGGAAACATTATG GTGGATCCTGTGGTTGGGACTGTGGGATTTGGGTCAGGCCTCCATGGCTGGGCTTTTACTCTGAAGCAATTTGCTGAGATGTATGTGGCCAAGTTTGCTGCCAAAGGagataagaaaaaaacagaCCTCACTCCAGCAGAACGGGCAAGGAAAGTGGAGGAGATGATGAAAAAGCTTTGGGGAGACAA GTACTTTGATCCCTCTTGTGGAAAATTCAGCAAATCATCAACCAATGCAGATGGCAAGAAGCTTCCTCGTACTTTCTGCCAACTTGTCTTGGATCCAATCTTTAAG GTTTTCGATGCTATTATGAATTTCAATAAAGAAGAGACCCAGAAACTGATTGAGAAACTTGAAGTAAAGCTTGATACAGATGACaaagaaaaagaaggaaaacCTCTACTTAAG GCTGTGATGCGCCGCTGGTTGCCTGCAGGTGATGCTCTGCTCCAAATGATTACCATCCATCTTCCTTCTCCTGTCACTGCCCAAAGGTACCGCTGTGAACTGCTTTACGAGGGTCCTGGAGATGATGAGGCCGCTATGG GTGTAAAGAACTGCGATCCGAAAGCTCCTCTCATGATGTACATCTCCAAGATGGTGCCAACCACTGACAAGGGTAGATTCTATGCCTTTGGTCGTGTCTTCTCTGGTATTGTTTCTACAGGGCAGAAGGTGCGCATCATGGGCCCGAACTTCACACCAGGAAAGAAGGAGGACTTGTACATAAAGCCAATCCAAAG AACTATCCTGATGATGGGTCGCTATGTAGAGCCCATTGAGGATGTGCCCTGCGGAAACATTGTGGGTTTGGTTGGGGTTGATCAGTTCCTGGTCAAGACTGGCACCATTTCCACTTTTGAAAATGCACACAACATGCGTGTTATGAAGTTCAGCGTCAGTCCTGTGGTGAGAGTCGCTGTGGAGGCCAAGAACCCAGCAGATCTGCCAAAATTGGTGGAGGGTCTCAAACGTTTGGCCAAGTCTGATCCCATGGTTCAG TGTATCATTGAAGAGTCCGGTGAGCACATTGTGGCAGGTGCTGGAGAGCTTCATCTGGAGATTTGCCTAAAAGACCTTGAGGAAGATCATGCCTGCATCCCTCTGAAG AAATCAGACCCTGTGGTGTCATATCGTGAAACCGTCAGTGAAGAATCAGACCAAGTTTGCTTGTCCAAGTCTCCCAACAAGCACAATCGCCTGTACATGAAATCCAGGCCCTTCCCAGATGGCTTGGCCGAGGACATTGATAAGGGTGACGTGACCTCTCGGCAGGAGCTCAAACAGAGAGCTCGCTACCTGGCTGAGAAATATGAGTGGGAAGTTTCCGAGGCCCGTAAGATTTGGTGCTTTGGACCGGATGGCACAGGGCCCAACATCCTTGTGGATGTCACAAAGGGAGTTCAGTATCTGAATGAGATAAAGGACAGTGTAGTGGCTGGTTTTCAGTGGGCAACAAAAGAA GGTGCACTCTGTGAGGAGAACATGCGGGCAGTCCGATTTGACGTTCATGATGTCACTCTTCACGCTGATGCCATCCATAGAGGTGGCGGTCAGATCATTCCCACAGCCCGTAGAGTTCTGTATGCCTCTGTGCTCACTGCACAGCCAAGACTCATGGAGCCCATTTACCTGGTCGAGATTCAG TGCCCAGAGCAGGTTGTTGGTGGCATCTATGGTGTGCTGAACAGAAAAAGAGGCCATGTGTTTGAGGAGTCCCAAGTGGCTGGGACACCTATATTTGTTGTGAAGGCATACCTACCTGTAAATGAATCATTCG GTTTTACAGCAGACCTGAGGTCTAACACTGGTGGACAGGCCTTCCCTCAGTGTGTGTTTGACCACTGGCAGATTTTGCCAGGTGACCCCTATGACATAAACAGCAAACCTAGCCAAGTTGTGGCCGAGACCCGTAAACGCAAAGGTCTGAAGGAGGGCATCCCAGCGCTGGACAACTTCCTGGACAAACTATAA
- the pias2 gene encoding E3 SUMO-protein ligase PIAS2 isoform X5, with protein sequence MSVYLVRQLTSPLLLQRLRMKGIRNPDHSRALIKEKLTADPDSEIATTSLRVSLMCPLGKMRLTVPCRAVTCSHLQCFDAALYLQMNEKKPTWICPVCDKKAAYESLIIDGLFMEILNDCTDVDEIKFQEDGTWCPMRPKKETLKVSSPCIPKIDCAVPVRQSTVVPPPETGSTKKADVIDLTLESSSDDDEDSDPPLKKRCVYMSKAEEMHSKGVLTYQPSTVRVPNVPALDTSYLTSSIADYVPFHHSTLSTIPTDMQSLDLFSLIQGDPQFPLSLQQHYRGPIFLDNLSSSLQSATTSTSLVSSSAQYETATHSSSSSHETGVITGGSDIISLD encoded by the exons ATGTCTGTTTATCTGGTGCGGCAGCTGACCTCCCCACTGTTACTACAGAGATTAAGAATGAAGGGGATCAGAAACCCTGACCACTCCAGAGCATTAA TAAAAGAAAAACTCACGGCAGACCCTGACAGTGAAATCGCCACAACTAGTTTACGAGTCTCACTCATGTGCCCA CTTGGCAAGATGCGCCTTACTGTACCCTGCCGAGCTGTCACCTGTTCCCACCTGCAGTGCTTTGATGCTGCTCTATACCTGCAAATGAATGAGAAGAAGCCCACCTGGATCTGTCCCGTCTGTGACAAAAAAGCCGCATATGAGAGTCTGATTATAGATGG GCTCTTCATGGAAATACTCAATGACTGCACAGACGTTGATGAAATCAAGTTTCAGGAGGATGGGACTTGGTGTCCAATGAGACCAAAGAAGGAGACGTTGAAAGTGTCATCTCCATGTATCCCAAAAATTGATT GTGCTGTCCCAGTGAGACAAAGTACAGTGGTGCCACCCCCAGAAACCGGCAGTACAAAAAAAGCAGACGTAATTGACCTTACACTAGAGAGCTCgtctgatgatgatgaggacAGCGATCCTCCTCTGAAAAAGCGCTGTGTCTACATGTCAAAGGCTGAGGAGATGCACAGCAAAGG gGTCTTGACTTATCAGCCATCAACTGTCCGGGTGCCAAATGTCCCGGCGCTGGACACGTCATACCTGACCTCATCAATAGCGGACTACGTTCCATTCCACCATTCGACCTTATCCACTATTCCCACAGATATGCAAA GTCTTGATTTATTTTCTCTGATTCAAGGGGACCCCCAG TTTCCTTTGTCTCTTCAGCAACATTACAGAGGCCCCATATTTTTAGACAACCTCTCCAGCAGCCTTCAGAGTGCCACCACCAGCACCAGCCTGGTTTCCTCTTCCGCACAGTACGAGACGGCAACCCATAGCAGCAGCTCGAGTCATGAGACGGGTGTCATCACGGGAGGATCAGACATTATCTCACTTGACTGA